A single window of Desulfovibrio psychrotolerans DNA harbors:
- a CDS encoding TM1266 family iron-only hydrogenase system putative regulator: MDKRMGVVSIIVGNREKDAGTVNDILSRHGEIILARMGLPCRERGLSVIAVIIEATTDQVGALTGQLGRLASVKVKASVV, encoded by the coding sequence ATGGATAAGCGAATGGGTGTTGTCAGCATTATCGTAGGGAACCGGGAAAAGGACGCCGGAACCGTTAACGACATTCTCAGCAGGCACGGAGAAATTATCCTTGCCCGCATGGGGTTGCCCTGTCGTGAACGCGGCCTCAGCGTCATAGCCGTCATCATCGAGGCGACTACGGATCAGGTGGGTGCCCTGACCGGACAACTCGGAAGGCTGGCAAGCGTTAAAGTAAAAGCATCTGTCGTGTAG
- a CDS encoding iron hydrogenase small subunit: MKNIATMTRRGFIKLAGFTCGYAVLGFNVTREAFASALEFVGIRQQSVYDADSKIYSIRKSQENPMITKLYAKDGFLHEGPCGHESHHLLHTHYYDRSDRLKALKAKGIKLSL; this comes from the coding sequence GTGAAAAACATCGCAACCATGACCAGACGCGGCTTCATCAAGCTGGCCGGATTCACGTGCGGATACGCCGTTCTCGGGTTCAACGTCACCCGCGAGGCGTTCGCCTCTGCGCTGGAGTTTGTGGGCATACGCCAGCAGTCCGTCTATGACGCGGACAGCAAGATATACTCCATCCGCAAATCGCAGGAAAACCCCATGATCACGAAGCTCTACGCCAAAGACGGCTTCCTGCATGAAGGCCCCTGCGGACACGAATCGCATCACCTGCTGCACACGCACTACTATGACCGCAGCGACCGCCTGAAGGCCCTGAAGGCCAAGGGCATCAAGCTCTCTCTGTAA
- a CDS encoding [FeFe] hydrogenase, group A yields MSGNTGKVPAYLSGLKPPAKGSEVTMEGVRYKISAPKGIDPSDIFFVQVDKEACQGCGECEAHCPTGAIQEMYESGERGIVDPAACINCGQCLANCPFGAIHEEVSYVGEIFEKLKDPNTVVVSMPAPAVRYGLGECFGMPTGAYVGGKMHSALRQLGFDLIWDNEWTADVTIMEEGTELLQRVKTGNMPLPQFTSCCPGWVKFAETYYPDLNNHLSTCKSPIGMLGPLAKTYGAKQTGIEGKKMYTVSIMPCVAKKYEGLRPELKASGFRDIDATINTRELAWMIKQAGIDFASLPSEEPDPALGMSTGAATIFGTSGGVMEAALRLAYEVLSGDKLSNPDIKVVRTHNGINAADIDVPNFGTVKVAVVSGLQNAAKLCEEVRAGKSPYHFIEVMTCPGGCVNGGGQPLEPGMLQTSLFKSTIAKINRRFTQRRVG; encoded by the coding sequence ATGTCTGGAAACACGGGCAAAGTCCCGGCTTACCTGTCCGGCCTGAAGCCCCCGGCAAAAGGTTCGGAAGTCACCATGGAAGGGGTGCGCTACAAAATTTCCGCCCCGAAAGGCATCGACCCTTCCGACATCTTCTTTGTCCAGGTGGACAAGGAAGCCTGTCAGGGATGCGGCGAGTGTGAGGCGCACTGCCCCACCGGAGCCATTCAGGAGATGTACGAAAGCGGCGAACGCGGCATCGTTGATCCTGCGGCCTGCATCAACTGCGGACAGTGTCTTGCCAACTGTCCCTTCGGCGCGATTCACGAAGAAGTCTCGTATGTGGGCGAGATCTTCGAAAAGCTCAAAGACCCGAACACCGTCGTCGTCTCCATGCCTGCACCCGCCGTCCGCTACGGGCTTGGCGAATGCTTCGGCATGCCCACAGGTGCATACGTGGGCGGCAAAATGCATTCCGCGCTGCGTCAGCTCGGCTTCGACCTTATCTGGGATAACGAGTGGACCGCCGACGTCACCATCATGGAAGAGGGCACGGAACTGTTACAGCGCGTAAAGACCGGCAACATGCCCCTCCCGCAGTTCACCTCCTGCTGCCCCGGCTGGGTCAAGTTTGCCGAAACCTACTACCCCGACCTGAACAACCACCTCTCCACCTGCAAGTCGCCCATAGGCATGCTCGGCCCTCTGGCCAAGACCTACGGTGCCAAGCAGACCGGCATTGAGGGCAAAAAGATGTACACTGTGTCCATCATGCCCTGCGTTGCCAAGAAATATGAAGGGCTGCGCCCGGAACTGAAGGCAAGCGGATTCCGCGATATCGACGCTACCATCAACACCCGTGAACTGGCGTGGATGATCAAGCAGGCCGGAATAGACTTTGCCTCGCTGCCCAGCGAAGAGCCGGACCCGGCACTGGGCATGTCTACCGGTGCGGCCACCATCTTCGGCACCAGCGGTGGCGTAATGGAAGCTGCCCTGCGCCTTGCGTATGAAGTGCTCTCCGGCGACAAGCTGTCCAATCCCGACATCAAGGTCGTGCGCACGCACAACGGCATTAACGCCGCAGACATTGATGTGCCCAACTTCGGCACCGTGAAGGTAGCCGTGGTAAGCGGTCTGCAAAACGCAGCCAAGCTGTGCGAAGAAGTGCGCGCAGGCAAGTCGCCCTATCATTTCATAGAAGTGATGACCTGCCCCGGCGGCTGCGTAAACGGCGGCGGGCAGCCCCTTGAGCCGGGCATGCTCCAGACATCGCTGTTCAAGAGCACCATCGCCAAAATCAACCGCCGCTTCACGCAGCGGCGCGTCGGGTAG
- a CDS encoding DMT family transporter, producing MHRLAGYGYVLLAAALWALLGPVAKFGLAVDMAPLEIAFWRATLGGVLFAIHARRHNLTRVRRKDMPVFLLFGLVGVALFFGSYQLAVQGAGAALASILLYTAPAWVALLSRVFFRETITHGKLLALALSMTGAALVCLSGSGAGHTVTASGILFGLLSGFTYSLHYIFGKTYLKDYSSVTLYMWCLPVGALALWPWVTFSAPTVTGVTVIAVLGGVCTYGAYYAYCEGLKRLEATRVAVIANAEPVLAAILALWWWDELLSPSGYLGGMLVLAAVVLIVLDGKNRRHAA from the coding sequence ATGCACAGACTGGCTGGTTACGGATACGTTCTTCTGGCAGCCGCCCTGTGGGCACTGCTGGGACCGGTGGCAAAGTTCGGCCTTGCCGTGGACATGGCACCGCTGGAGATAGCTTTCTGGCGCGCCACGCTCGGCGGCGTGCTTTTTGCCATTCACGCCCGCCGCCACAACCTCACGCGGGTTCGCCGCAAAGACATGCCCGTGTTCCTGCTCTTCGGGCTTGTGGGAGTGGCCCTGTTCTTCGGCTCATACCAGCTTGCGGTGCAGGGAGCGGGAGCCGCACTGGCCTCCATTCTGCTGTACACCGCCCCGGCGTGGGTGGCCCTGCTCTCCCGCGTGTTCTTCCGCGAGACAATAACCCACGGCAAGCTGCTCGCGCTGGCACTGTCCATGACAGGTGCCGCTCTGGTCTGCCTTTCCGGCTCGGGAGCCGGGCACACGGTTACGGCTTCGGGCATTCTGTTCGGGCTGCTCTCGGGTTTTACCTACTCACTGCATTATATTTTTGGCAAGACGTATCTCAAGGATTATTCCTCCGTCACGTTGTACATGTGGTGTCTGCCCGTTGGGGCGCTTGCGCTGTGGCCGTGGGTTACATTTTCCGCGCCCACAGTCACGGGCGTGACTGTCATAGCCGTTCTGGGCGGTGTCTGCACCTACGGAGCCTACTACGCCTATTGCGAGGGGCTGAAGCGTCTGGAAGCCACCCGCGTGGCGGTTATAGCCAATGCAGAACCGGTGCTGGCAGCTATACTCGCCCTGTGGTGGTGGGACGAGTTGCTTTCTCCCTCCGGGTATCTCGGCGGCATGCTGGTGCTGGCGGCCGTGGTGCTCATTGTACTGGACGGGAAAAACCGCAGACACGCAGCCTGA
- a CDS encoding ATP-binding cassette domain-containing protein encodes MKEIFRRMAQRPVPAMELLLATFFVTLLNLASPVFVIQVLNRYVTFGFDGTLVTLTVGMLVAVAMLYAFTLLRPRLAAVVMGDAEERLSAACHEIILRIRAQALGPEVVRAAHEVPARLATVRSAREPGIVMQVLDAPFAVLYLLVTFLLSPLLALVGALGMVAVGVLAHAGNTGQSVHFRTLEHEEAERRRMNAAAIDGADTVRVFRAAAFVRRAWTERTRRAEPLRLRLAFLREGSKSSTATVVLLQSVAVYAIGAMQVVNGDISVGVLIGANILTSRAVGVAAGFASALGLCARARTAQADLDRFLALPQEPASGTAKQSFKGRVEFRDVGFGWSGSHSPLFESLNVVMEPGMLTIVQGPNGSGKTTFARMLAGLVEPGRGDIVADGVTLRQIAPDWWRGQIRYLPQEPAFMPATIRENILMPLLGRQTAEASVSDGSPVLKVDAGSLRDGQERKDEAELNAVLNTALNAADLASYIFSLPAGLDTVLEDAGRTLSVGIRRRLALARAMVTDGRLVILDEPTEGLDAQGRKAALRCIVQMLREGRTVVVVSTDADLERVAGQKLDLGIKPRPLVARRAPAGGNGAVVAPVPYPASENGTPGPDAGTPLETVSGIGAPAQGGTPPVPPAAADRDVARQAGQIGQAGQIGQAGQIGQAGQAGQAGMGKDSTEKNSTGKAGPAKDSAGDEPVGTEEPGQGTQGETRS; translated from the coding sequence GTGAAAGAAATATTCCGTCGTATGGCGCAACGGCCCGTGCCCGCCATGGAGTTGCTGCTGGCAACCTTTTTTGTCACGCTGCTCAATCTGGCTTCGCCGGTGTTTGTCATTCAGGTGCTGAACCGCTATGTCACCTTTGGGTTTGACGGCACGCTGGTCACGCTGACCGTGGGCATGCTGGTGGCGGTGGCCATGCTCTATGCCTTTACCCTCCTGCGGCCCCGCCTTGCCGCCGTGGTGATGGGTGATGCGGAAGAACGGCTTTCTGCCGCGTGCCACGAGATCATTCTGCGTATACGGGCACAGGCATTGGGGCCGGAGGTGGTGCGTGCGGCGCACGAGGTGCCTGCCCGCCTTGCCACGGTACGTTCCGCCCGTGAGCCCGGCATTGTGATGCAGGTGCTGGACGCCCCCTTTGCCGTGCTGTACCTGCTGGTCACCTTTCTGCTTTCTCCCCTGCTGGCCCTTGTGGGCGCACTGGGCATGGTGGCCGTGGGAGTTCTCGCCCATGCGGGCAACACGGGGCAGTCTGTCCATTTCAGAACACTGGAGCACGAAGAGGCGGAGCGCAGACGCATGAACGCCGCCGCCATAGACGGTGCGGACACGGTGCGCGTCTTCCGGGCCGCAGCCTTTGTGCGCAGGGCGTGGACGGAACGCACGCGCCGTGCTGAACCGCTGCGTCTGCGTCTGGCCTTTCTGCGCGAAGGAAGCAAAAGTTCTACCGCCACGGTGGTTCTGCTGCAAAGCGTGGCGGTATATGCCATAGGTGCCATGCAGGTGGTGAACGGCGACATCAGCGTGGGGGTGCTCATAGGCGCGAATATCCTCACCTCCCGTGCCGTGGGCGTTGCGGCCGGGTTCGCTTCCGCATTGGGACTATGCGCCCGTGCCCGGACAGCCCAGGCCGATCTGGACCGTTTTTTGGCTCTGCCGCAGGAGCCTGCCTCAGGCACGGCCAAGCAGAGCTTTAAGGGGCGGGTGGAATTTCGCGATGTGGGGTTCGGCTGGTCGGGGAGCCATTCCCCGCTGTTCGAATCGCTCAACGTGGTGATGGAACCGGGGATGCTCACCATTGTGCAGGGCCCCAACGGCAGCGGCAAAACCACCTTCGCCCGGATGCTCGCCGGGCTGGTTGAGCCGGGCAGGGGAGATATCGTTGCAGACGGCGTGACCCTGCGGCAGATAGCCCCTGACTGGTGGCGCGGGCAGATTCGGTACCTGCCGCAGGAACCCGCATTCATGCCCGCCACCATCCGCGAGAATATTCTCATGCCCCTGCTGGGGCGGCAGACGGCGGAGGCATCCGTCTCTGACGGCTCCCCTGTTCTTAAGGTTGATGCGGGATCCTTGCGGGATGGGCAGGAGAGGAAGGATGAAGCAGAACTCAATGCCGTTCTCAACACCGCCCTGAATGCCGCCGATCTGGCCTCTTACATTTTTTCTCTGCCCGCCGGGCTGGACACGGTGCTGGAAGATGCCGGAAGAACCCTTTCGGTAGGCATACGGCGCAGGCTGGCGCTGGCAAGGGCCATGGTCACGGACGGAAGGCTGGTTATTCTGGACGAACCCACGGAGGGGCTGGACGCGCAGGGCCGCAAGGCCGCACTGCGCTGTATTGTGCAGATGCTTCGTGAAGGGCGGACGGTGGTGGTTGTTTCCACAGACGCGGACCTTGAGCGCGTTGCCGGGCAGAAGCTTGACCTTGGCATAAAACCCAGACCGTTGGTGGCACGCCGTGCCCCGGCAGGCGGTAACGGGGCCGTTGTTGCGCCTGTTCCGTACCCTGCCTCGGAGAATGGAACCCCCGGTCCGGATGCCGGGACTCCGCTGGAAACCGTTTCCGGCATAGGCGCTCCGGCACAGGGCGGCACGCCGCCTGTTCCCCCGGCTGCGGCGGACAGGGATGTGGCCCGACAGGCCGGACAGATCGGACAGGCGGGACAGATCGGACAGGCGGGACAGATCGGACAGGCGGGACAGGCGGGACAGGCGGGCATGGGAAAGGATAGCACAGAAAAGAACAGCACCGGAAAGGCCGGGCCCGCAAAAGACAGCGCCGGGGACGAACCCGTGGGCACGGAAGAACCCGGTCAGGGCACGCAAGGGGAGACCCGTTCATGA
- a CDS encoding HlyD family type I secretion periplasmic adaptor subunit, whose product MSSVQDTAGLGTTRVFLWICIGGCLAFLLWAAVGRLDIVSVAEGEVVPSSLVKRVQHLEGGIVSEIRVREGEVVREGQELVVLQGVQQGSSVEEIRVRLASLTVDMVRLQAMADMSRTLVFPPELVREQPEKVAAARELFESIMSSVAGQLAERSQQVVQTEHEVRSVLVRIAKDRDALVLMRKELGITEELYRDQLATELQYLKLQREVNNLESRIEQDKANLARLRSQQEEAKAALERTESEFRQRAREEQRKVQREYEEFVERMKKFEDTLLRTVLRSPVDGVVKQLGVASPGEVVEPGGTVLVVVPSSDKLVVEAHLPIQDIGYVATGQDARISLASADARRFGMLDGKVVLVSPDAFVDREGNTFYKVRVETEQACFERGDDTYCLYPGMRVMCSIHTGTRTVLEYILSPFMTSLSFSLQER is encoded by the coding sequence ATGAGCAGCGTACAAGACACAGCGGGCCTCGGCACCACCCGGGTATTTCTGTGGATATGCATTGGCGGCTGCCTTGCCTTTCTGCTCTGGGCTGCCGTGGGCAGGCTGGATATTGTGAGCGTGGCAGAAGGGGAGGTGGTTCCTTCGTCCCTTGTGAAGCGGGTGCAGCATCTGGAAGGCGGCATTGTCAGCGAGATTCGGGTGCGTGAAGGCGAGGTGGTGCGGGAAGGACAGGAACTGGTGGTGTTGCAGGGGGTGCAGCAGGGCTCTTCCGTGGAGGAAATACGGGTTCGCCTTGCCTCCCTCACTGTGGACATGGTTCGCTTGCAGGCCATGGCGGACATGAGCCGGACACTGGTATTCCCGCCCGAGCTGGTACGGGAGCAGCCCGAAAAAGTGGCTGCCGCGCGCGAGCTCTTTGAGAGCATTATGAGTTCTGTGGCAGGCCAGTTGGCGGAACGTTCGCAACAGGTGGTGCAGACCGAGCACGAGGTGCGCAGTGTGCTGGTGCGCATTGCCAAGGACCGCGACGCACTGGTGCTGATGCGCAAGGAACTGGGCATTACTGAAGAGTTGTACCGTGATCAGCTTGCCACTGAGTTGCAGTATCTGAAGCTGCAACGTGAGGTGAACAATCTGGAAAGCCGCATAGAACAGGACAAGGCCAATCTTGCCCGGCTGCGCTCCCAGCAAGAGGAAGCCAAGGCGGCGCTTGAGCGGACCGAATCGGAATTTCGCCAGCGGGCACGCGAGGAGCAGCGCAAGGTGCAGCGGGAATATGAAGAGTTTGTCGAGCGGATGAAAAAATTTGAGGATACCCTTCTGCGCACCGTGCTGCGTTCGCCGGTGGACGGCGTGGTGAAGCAACTGGGAGTTGCTTCGCCCGGAGAAGTGGTGGAACCGGGGGGCACCGTGCTGGTGGTGGTTCCCTCTTCCGACAAGCTGGTGGTGGAGGCGCATCTGCCCATTCAGGATATCGGCTATGTGGCAACCGGGCAGGATGCGCGCATATCGCTGGCATCGGCCGATGCACGCCGTTTTGGCATGCTGGATGGCAAGGTGGTGCTGGTTTCGCCGGATGCCTTTGTGGACCGCGAGGGAAACACCTTCTACAAGGTGCGGGTAGAGACGGAACAGGCCTGCTTTGAACGCGGAGACGACACCTACTGTCTTTATCCCGGTATGCGGGTCATGTGCTCCATACACACAGGAACCCGGACCGTGCTGGAGTATATCCTCTCGCCGTTCATGACGTCGCTGTCGTTTTCATTGCAGGAGCGGTAA
- a CDS encoding FG-GAP-like repeat-containing protein yields the protein MGQVGSVVALSGRVVAVLNGAERVLENGSDVFEGEIIRTGDGASVEVRFADNTVLSQGPSSELTVDSYVYDPNAPAGGGFLFKMAQGTYRMATGQIAEDNPDGVRLESPLATIGIRGTITVSQILPNGQEIHGAEDLTGGRSILISDQFGNQQLITFPTGGVPLAPGQPMGQVFTLPQSFFEAIRSNAPLTSQGEPPTQGAPGDEGGSQQDGAGGGDGAGSSDGGPDGGGGDAAGGAAGTGGEGGSGEDIGESPLQTGGDLPPEGDLQGFGQGLGPDAGTGGTGDPTGGTGLPGGQTGLGGPGGLGGATGPGGLGGPGGLGGLGGTGGQSLGLIGGNPAQGLLGGLGGGLGGGLGGGLGGGLGGGLGGGGLGGNSGLLGSFFQNAPLPTPPSQPPTTPSTNNNDTVPGTTPPPTTQGDVAIKLGTQGPDRIIGTNGTDLLYGLGGDDTLIGLRGMDLLNGGAGNDMLWGYKEGHSSQTDLILTMNLQDDFGGSPDITDGMAADLNGDGRADAVFLVDTGTSTTLGWKSVSFNPNTGTATVTNHLIDNSLPTLSGGSVMDVSDIDGDGDLDILVGSSDGIHLYQNNGSGSFTKISDFIEGPFPDMSMFVVADVDGNGSKDVVVRHDAYLSWVSNGNWNNILPIDELGTSPHDILEVAELNAADSNYKEVVAIDSDGYLWVYHYNGSTWDSVSLAGASSVSNIALGDVNGDGKIDLVAAIGSEVKVFLGNGTTFESSPYVILDDFDGPVNSVALAHMNAGSPGGDNYLDIVASTSTTVSVFLNQGGGTVFPQLDVLRDLNNITDVTIGDFNGDGYANDLAVGIGDATIAIYENLLREAAMNTVDYSESDRSVGMYININLDEGYASGENDEFDELYLIGNVQGSQHNDTIYGNVLNNLLNGMGGNDSIYGGAGHDTILGGAGNDTIIGGLGRDYLVGGAGNDVFKYDNPNEGGDTIADFTKGEDSFLFFGGAFGNLNMGQLSSSHFATVSTPYTGDAFSATPGFVYEQTSGKLYYENSDGDGTHIATVNPSVPLSHEDIIIASTT from the coding sequence ATGGGACAGGTAGGAAGCGTTGTTGCCCTTTCCGGCCGTGTCGTCGCCGTGCTTAACGGTGCGGAACGCGTGCTTGAAAACGGAAGCGATGTGTTTGAGGGCGAGATCATCAGAACCGGAGACGGTGCCTCCGTGGAGGTTCGCTTTGCGGACAACACCGTTCTGTCTCAGGGCCCTTCCAGCGAACTCACGGTAGACTCCTATGTCTACGACCCCAATGCCCCGGCCGGGGGCGGCTTTCTTTTTAAAATGGCGCAGGGCACCTACCGCATGGCCACCGGCCAGATTGCGGAAGACAACCCGGACGGTGTGCGTCTGGAATCTCCCCTTGCCACCATCGGCATCCGCGGCACCATTACCGTCTCGCAAATTCTCCCCAACGGGCAGGAAATCCACGGCGCAGAAGACCTTACCGGCGGCCGCTCCATCCTCATCTCCGACCAGTTCGGCAACCAGCAGCTCATAACCTTTCCCACCGGCGGCGTTCCGCTTGCCCCGGGCCAGCCCATGGGGCAGGTGTTCACCCTGCCGCAAAGCTTTTTCGAGGCCATCCGCTCCAATGCTCCGCTCACTTCGCAGGGCGAGCCGCCCACGCAGGGGGCTCCCGGCGATGAAGGCGGCAGCCAGCAGGATGGTGCAGGCGGCGGTGATGGCGCAGGCAGCTCTGACGGCGGCCCGGATGGCGGTGGCGGCGACGCAGCAGGAGGAGCAGCCGGAACAGGCGGTGAAGGCGGTTCCGGTGAGGATATTGGCGAAAGCCCCCTGCAGACCGGCGGCGACCTGCCTCCTGAAGGCGATCTGCAAGGATTCGGACAGGGGCTTGGCCCCGATGCAGGAACAGGGGGAACGGGCGACCCAACAGGCGGCACGGGCCTGCCGGGCGGACAAACAGGGCTGGGCGGCCCGGGTGGATTGGGCGGAGCAACCGGACCGGGTGGTCTGGGTGGCCCGGGCGGGTTGGGCGGATTGGGCGGCACCGGCGGTCAATCGCTCGGACTGATCGGCGGCAACCCTGCGCAGGGCCTGCTGGGCGGTCTGGGCGGCGGTTTAGGCGGTGGTTTAGGTGGAGGCCTTGGCGGTGGTTTAGGTGGGGGCCTTGGCGGAGGCGGCCTGGGCGGCAATTCCGGTCTGCTCGGCTCCTTCTTTCAGAATGCGCCGCTGCCGACACCTCCCTCACAGCCTCCGACAACGCCCTCAACCAACAATAACGATACCGTACCGGGAACAACGCCTCCTCCCACCACGCAGGGAGATGTCGCCATAAAACTCGGCACGCAGGGGCCAGACAGAATTATCGGCACCAATGGAACAGACCTGCTGTACGGACTGGGCGGCGATGACACCCTCATAGGGCTGCGCGGCATGGACCTTCTGAACGGCGGTGCGGGCAATGATATGCTCTGGGGGTACAAAGAAGGTCACTCTTCCCAGACAGATCTGATACTCACCATGAATCTTCAGGACGACTTTGGCGGCTCTCCGGATATCACTGACGGCATGGCGGCAGACCTTAACGGAGACGGACGCGCCGATGCCGTTTTTCTCGTAGACACCGGCACTTCCACGACTTTGGGGTGGAAGTCTGTCAGCTTCAACCCCAATACCGGAACTGCTACGGTCACTAACCATCTCATAGACAACAGCCTTCCCACCCTGTCGGGCGGCAGCGTGATGGATGTGAGTGATATCGACGGAGACGGCGATCTGGATATCCTTGTCGGCAGTTCCGATGGAATACACCTCTACCAGAACAACGGATCAGGATCGTTTACAAAAATTTCTGACTTCATAGAGGGGCCCTTCCCCGACATGAGTATGTTTGTCGTTGCCGATGTGGACGGCAACGGCAGCAAGGATGTGGTTGTGCGCCATGATGCTTATCTCTCTTGGGTTTCTAATGGCAATTGGAACAACATCCTTCCGATTGATGAACTGGGCACATCGCCCCATGACATCTTGGAAGTGGCCGAGCTGAATGCCGCAGATAGCAATTATAAGGAAGTGGTCGCCATAGACTCTGACGGTTATCTGTGGGTGTACCATTACAACGGCTCCACCTGGGACAGCGTAAGTCTGGCCGGTGCAAGCAGTGTCAGCAACATTGCCCTTGGCGATGTGAACGGCGATGGAAAGATTGATCTGGTTGCCGCCATAGGCAGTGAGGTGAAGGTATTCCTCGGCAACGGAACCACCTTTGAATCCAGCCCTTATGTTATTCTCGATGACTTTGACGGCCCGGTCAACTCTGTTGCGCTGGCCCATATGAACGCCGGTTCTCCCGGCGGGGACAACTATCTGGATATCGTGGCATCCACCTCCACCACCGTGTCCGTCTTCCTTAATCAGGGTGGCGGAACGGTATTCCCGCAGCTTGATGTGCTGCGGGACCTGAACAACATCACGGATGTAACCATCGGCGACTTCAATGGCGATGGCTACGCCAATGACCTTGCCGTCGGCATTGGAGATGCCACCATTGCCATCTACGAGAACCTGCTGCGCGAAGCTGCCATGAACACGGTGGACTACAGCGAATCGGACCGCTCCGTGGGAATGTACATCAATATCAATTTAGATGAAGGGTATGCATCGGGCGAAAACGATGAATTCGATGAACTCTATCTCATCGGCAACGTACAGGGCAGCCAGCACAACGATACAATTTACGGCAACGTGCTGAACAACCTGCTCAACGGGATGGGCGGCAACGACTCTATCTATGGCGGGGCGGGGCACGACACCATTCTGGGCGGCGCGGGCAATGACACCATTATAGGCGGTCTGGGACGGGACTACCTTGTGGGCGGCGCGGGCAATGATGTCTTCAAGTATGATAATCCCAATGAAGGCGGCGACACCATAGCCGACTTCACCAAGGGCGAAGATTCCTTCCTGTTCTTTGGGGGCGCCTTCGGCAACCTGAACATGGGCCAACTGAGCAGCAGCCACTTCGCCACCGTTTCCACTCCATATACAGGCGACGCGTTCAGCGCAACGCCGGGCTTTGTCTACGAACAGACTTCCGGCAAACTCTATTACGAAAACTCAGATGGAGACGGAACCCACATTGCCACTGTCAACCCATCCGTCCCGCTCTCGCATGAGGATATTATCATCGCTTCAACTACATAG
- the rarD gene encoding EamA family transporter RarD, producing MGYMTDKNTTAGVAAAGGAFVLWGLLPLYWQLLHNVPATEILCHRIAWSVVFVGILLTCTGRWHELRTALHSKKTQLTMTCSSILIGVNWWLYIWAVNNGRVLETSLGYYINPLVNVLLGFVFFRERLRPWQKAAILLAGAGVVYRLLHLGELPWVALTLAFSFSLYGLLRKVVHVESIPGLMFETLLLTPVALGYLIMLHVQGTGVFGQTGTAQTLLLMGAGITTSLPLVGFAFGARRIRLATLGLLQYAAPSIAFLLGVFVFKEEFTTVHLVSFVCIWTALALYTAEGLRAARR from the coding sequence ATGGGGTATATGACAGACAAAAATACAACGGCAGGCGTAGCCGCCGCTGGCGGGGCCTTTGTTTTATGGGGGCTGCTGCCCCTCTACTGGCAGTTGCTGCACAATGTGCCGGCAACGGAAATCCTGTGCCACCGTATTGCGTGGTCCGTGGTCTTTGTGGGCATTCTGCTCACCTGCACCGGAAGATGGCACGAACTGCGCACAGCTCTGCACTCCAAAAAAACCCAGCTCACCATGACATGCAGCAGCATCCTCATCGGCGTAAACTGGTGGCTGTACATATGGGCTGTGAACAACGGCCGGGTGCTGGAAACAAGCCTTGGCTACTATATTAACCCGCTGGTCAACGTGCTGCTGGGCTTTGTCTTCTTCCGCGAAAGGCTTCGTCCGTGGCAAAAAGCGGCTATCCTGCTGGCGGGCGCGGGCGTTGTTTACCGGCTCCTGCATCTGGGCGAACTGCCATGGGTTGCGCTCACCCTCGCCTTTTCGTTCAGCCTGTACGGCCTGCTGCGCAAGGTGGTGCATGTGGAATCCATTCCCGGCCTTATGTTTGAAACCCTGCTGCTCACTCCCGTGGCACTCGGCTACCTGATCATGCTGCACGTGCAGGGCACGGGGGTATTCGGGCAGACCGGCACGGCGCAGACCCTGCTGCTCATGGGCGCGGGAATAACAACATCGCTGCCGCTGGTGGGCTTCGCATTCGGTGCCCGGCGCATACGGCTGGCAACGCTCGGTCTGCTGCAATACGCAGCCCCCAGCATCGCCTTTCTACTGGGTGTTTTTGTCTTCAAAGAAGAGTTCACCACCGTGCACCTTGTTTCCTTTGTCTGCATATGGACCGCCCTTGCCCTGTATACGGCAGAAGGGCTCAGGGCTGCCCGGCGGTAA